TTTCCTCAAATAAAAACTTGTTCGTTTATAAATTATACtataacaataaacaacaaccACATTAGTTGAATTATAGATCTTCAACGCAAATCAAACATTATCTAATCTTGATGattcatctaacccaataaaataatttctataatttaaaatacacaaaataatgttagaatgttaaaaaaattggacaaataatattaaacttaaaatctttatttataacataaatataatatatttgcatattgttattattattaatagtataacaaaaaaatcttattactattgtatattataaataaaaactgATATAAGGAtgttgttattattaaaaaacaacatagtatcaaaaaagaaaattcaacaaaataaaaaggaaaaaattcaCCTGAGAGCAACAAGTAACAAATAGCAACCGCACAGTAGAAAAAAATGAAACGTGAAATAACACAGAAAAATCTAGTCTTTAATGATTCAATAAGGGCAatcttgaaattaaaaaaataattaaggataaaataggaaaaataataaaattttgattaatgAATCTTCCCTCCCTTCCAAATCCCCCCAATTTGGAGGGGAGCAAAAAGTGAGTTTAGGAGGgaatttgctcccctcccctcccctcccctcccctcataaaaaatgaaccaaacacatttgtttataaatattccctcccctcccctcccctcccttccatcTACTTCCAACCAAACGgattcaataaaaaaaacatataaagaaagtcattggtacacaaggGCATGAAATCTTTAACAGTCGTCGTAAGTTCTTGGTAAAGAACAAGAAGAAAGGAAGCCAATATCATAACTATTTGTGTTCTTAAGACTCCCAAAACATCTAAATTTAAGAGTCTATAATGTCATTAGCTTGTTCGCACATTTTTTTGCAACGCATTTACATTTCACACCATTCTTTAATGTTGGTGGGCTCTATTACCCTACCTTTCTTCTCGTTCAAATTCCTAATAATCACCAttgaaaaagaaaatggaagagaTAGTAACATACCTGCACTTGTAAATGGGGTTTTAGAGCTtgagtttgaaaaaaaatacgATATGCGCTTGAAGGACTCTTTTATAGGAATTCACAGGCTAGCCCTAGGAGTAATCAACGACCTCTCACTAGGCACACTAACAACTGCAAAAGATTATTTTCCACATCTTTGACACATGTGATGGCTTAAGGTATATTTTAGCATCCCCGAACAAATTCATCATTAACCACTTTTAATGTTGCACATATACTAACCTCAATTGAGGTTTAATGGTTCACCTCGATTGACACATGGAGACTTACTCCTAGTTATGTTTGAGGGACTCGCCCTAAGCTATGTTGAGGGGTTCGTCCAAATTCAGAGGAATGAGGTGGTCAATTTAAATCTCTTTGTCCTTTACAAGCCCTCGTGTTTGAAGGACTGTGTAATGTTATAATTGTAAAGGATTCACAGGAGGCAACTTGGAATTCACAAAGGGCGAACAAATAACACATATAGCCAAACGTAAGGCTCATAATCGCCCATCCATCGTGATATGTGTCAATCGTGTGTAACGTCCGTCCATTGACTGCCTTGCTCGCCCTATGATGGACTTGGATAAAATCACTTGATACCTACCCACGAAACGTGAGGATTGACGTGTCCTATGACATTAACGGTATAGAAACTCTGTCAAAGGGAAAAGCTACATTCTCCTAATAAAATAGAGAGAATAATGGTTTCACGCTTCTATGAAGAGTAGAATAATCATCTCATAGGTCCAATAATCCAGGCCAAATAAACTTCTATATATACCTTAACCACTAAGTTAAAAGGAACATTTAAGTTAGTAAGATAGGATGAACAAGTACAAGAAAAGAAACAGAACAAAATGAAACTAGAAAAGTAATATTatcattgttttatttttttttcattttttattcccTTACAACCAGatccaagaaaataaaaatggGGGAAAGAATATACTGATACATGTATAAAATCATAAATACAATAATGGATTATATTATGTTGGATCAACTTGATCCTTCAATATCTATATTAGTACCCCAAAAGTAGCACAAGGGGAAGTTGTTTGATGCATTTTCTGGAAAAATTCTTGGAATGACATAACTTCAAACTCAAGGTTCTCTCCCATATATTAAGACAAAAGAATAATGAATtattcttgattttcttaatgtttCTTCATCATGAACAAGCTTACGCAATCCTTTGAAGATTATATGTCACCATATCCTCGAGAGCTAACCGATACACACTTTGAGGTAGACATTGAAGACTTTGAATAGCAAGATCGGCTTTCTCTTTCGCCAACTCTTGTGCTCTTTCGATTCCGCCACAACTCTTAACCAACTCAATCGCCTTGTCAAGCGAACCAACCTCACTAAATTCAGACTCGATGATATCCCTCAAATTAGGTTCTTTCTCCAATGCGAAAATTACGGGTGCGGTCAAATTACCTTTGGCAAGGTCACTGCCGGCAGGCTTTCCAAGCTGCTCCGCTGATTGTGTGAAATCCAATATGTCATCGACAACTTGGAAGGACAGACCGAGATTCTTTCCGTAttcgtacattttctcagcgatgCTGGTGTCTGAACCACTGAAAACCGCAGCTCCTTTTGTACTAGCAGCAATCAACGAGGCTGTCTTTAAAAAACTTTTGGTTAGATACTCCTCGAGTTGAACATCGCAATCAAACAAGCTAGAAGCCTGTTTTATTTCTCCACTAGCAAAGTCTTTAATAACCTGccacacaaaaacaaaaataaactttggaaaattgaattatattattatatatcatTTCATACCCTTTTCTAAGTAACTGACTAAGTGACATCGCCTCACACGATTAAGAGACAAAATGACAATTTACTCGATTTTAAAAGGTGGAATGATGGAACTCACCTGGCTGATAAGTTTAATGACTTCGATGTTTTCAAGGTTGGCGAGATACCAAGATGCCTGAGCAAACATGAAGTCTCCGGCTAGCACTGCCACCCTTGTTCCAAACATTTGATGTACAGTGTCTTTACCTATTAATCCATAGCAAGTTAGTAACCGCACCGAGTTTGAACAGATGTAAACAGACACCAGCAGAgtagtttgaaaagaaagaaactaGGAAATCAGATGCTACATGATGCAAGAACAAATCATAGATGCTTAAGTATATAAGTGTGAGGCACAAAGGGAGTTCTTGCTCAAATAGATTATAACATGGTTGTCTGAGATTAAAATCGAAACAACCGTACTGTAAGAGAAAGTTTCTTTAGGGAATGCACATTGCCAAACAAGATgaaaagcagaaaaataaagtaaTGTCTAGAATACTAAACAGATATTTCTAAATAAGGATTGTGAGCGTACCTCTTCTTAGGTCACTCTCGTCTAACACATCATCATGTATTAAACTTGCAGTATGAATCATTTCAATTATCTCGGCTAAACGTCGATGCTTTATAGTAAGATCCCTGGAATCATTCATTATAACAAGAAGCTTTCAGGACAAGCAAATTACTTCAATGTAAGTGTGCGCACGTGCGAGAGAGAAAGAGAGGCAGCGAGAGAATTTTTTACTTACTCCAAGGCAAGTAGCTCTGCTGTTGCCCTTGACACCAAGAACACGAGAGCTGGTCTCATCCTCTTCCCACCAGCACTAAAGATCTGCTCAGCTGCAGATACTAAAACTGGATTTTCCGCGCCTACAATCTATCAAGAGCATCATCATCAGATACACTAACATCTAGGCAACAAACATTCAATCGTTCATATTTGCAATGCAAAAGAAGCTAAAAGGAAAGTATAGCGCATATAGGCAACACACAATAAGAATGACCAGTGTTGTCAAATAGCAACTATAGCGCAACTACAACGTCATACAGAGTTATCAATCCCAGATAGCGGAGTGGAGCGGCCGACCCCAAAAATAGGATAGTGGATAGCGGAATAACCACTATTTGACTATTTTTTAGACTAGTTATATGAATAATCtataaaacatatatttaatgtaaaaccaaacaaagaagaagaatagAGTTATTAAATGACTAGTATTACTTTATAAAATCAGAGGTAATGAGAAACAGATGTAAAATCAAAtcagatttatttattttaagggTAAATCTGGGTTTTCATATTCAAAACAGTTCAAACCCACTCGGACCCGGAAGCACCCTGCTCCCGCTACCCACTAAACATCAAATAGCGGCCGCTAAGCATCAAATAGCAGAGGGTCCCCGCTCCGGCCACTATCAATAACTCTAGCGCTATAGAATAGTGGAATCGGAAGAAATCACTTTTGCACTGCGATACACTATTTAGTACAAAGTGCTGTCAAATAGTTGTTATTACTTATTAGTGTAGCAAAATTTGAACAAACCGTTATTTCCCACTATATGTGATTGAGAACGAGAAATGGAAGGTAGAAATAAGCAACTAAAGCATAATCATTTTTTTATGGCATAAAAGCATAATCATATTTAATCCTAAAGCATTGTACTTTCTAAGCTTGTATCACGAGACTTTCGGATCAATATTTTATCAAACGGAATTGAAACAAGGAATTCAAAAACAGTCAGTTAACAACCACGAATCACCGAACTACTTACAGTCAAAAGGTTTTTATTGAGTGTTTGAAGATCATCAGAAACTACTTCAAACAACCTACTAGGAGAAATAGGGGTTTCTGAATAAGTCTTCAAATTCAATCCTTTAGCAAGGTCTTTAATTGCTTGAGTTCCACCTATGCAAAAAACCAAACAAAACCTTATAATTCCAAACGTCCACTGCTAATATCAATACCAAAACATGCTCATTCATTCGCTATGAAGCACTGACACAGACTTCGGTGTTGGTTATAACCAACACCGACTATGCTTTCAATCTGAAGTGTGAGTGCTATACGAAATAGTAATTCATTCAAACTAGAAACATGAACACAAAtctatttattaatatataaaaaaaaacatgttataCCATTCAAAGTAGACTCTGCAGTATCCATAGAAGAAACACGATATTGAGGAGTATTCTTCTTCTTAGAACAAACCAATTTGCGAGCTCTATTTCCACACCCTTTAGAATTCACCTTTGCATGAAAATTCTTCACCTTATTATACCCATGAAACAAAGCATTGGAAGAACAGCCACAAGAAACCAAGTTCTTCCCAACAAAATCAACACTTTTGCTAGTAACAGACATCATTCAGTCAGTCTATAAAATCCTATTCAAAACCACAACTCACAATACCCAGATGGAAAATGAAGATAGTTAAGGCTTTATAAAGAGACCCAAGAACAAGTTACAAGCATTGGAGGAAGAAGTGTGAAGTTGGGGTTGGGAAATtggaagaaaacaagaaaaggagaagaatacACAGAAAAAAAGGGTCTTATTTTTGGGTTAAATGGGTCACAAGTTTTGGTGAAGTGGAAAAGGCAAAGACATGAGTTAAGCGAGTGGATCCTAAGAAACCACATAGGTTTGGTCTCGTTGGTTTCTTATCGGTCGGAGAGAGAAAATTGTGGTTAGAATGAAATATGTGATTCATACTTCTTGcttctaaaattttaatttagagGATAATATGAATCAACCTCAAAATATTATGGTATATACCTTTGAGGGAAAAAAATagcattaaaaaataaaaggaaaaaaatagcattttgaaaaaacaaaaatgattttaattattttattttttaaaaattgttttaaaatcaataatttttaatatttttatgataaaaaaaatggtgtCTTTTTATGAATatgaaaaaaatgtaaaaattaaataatgatgaatttatttaaatcataGAGTTTAGTTTGttatgtgcttatcattcaattatttaaagtcatgtttttttattaaattatgtaaaattaaatttaaattttaaataagttAGGTTTTTAGGATAGTGATATTCAACTAAACTTTAAAATATCAAttagtaattaatttaaataatgatGAACACTTTGGGATAATAGAGTTTAGTTTGTTATGTATCtatcattcaattatttaatgtcatgtatttttattaaattatgttatattagatttaaattttaaatgaattaagtttTTAGGATACCCATGTTCAATTAAActttaaaatgtcaaaaaattaattcaaaaaaaaaaagaaagtaagaGGACgaatgaaaatcaaatgaaaaacgtAATTTTCATATCTATGATGCATCATTGAAAATTGGTGATGAAGAAATGAAATTGGGAAACAATATGAATTTAATGCGTATGAATACTTAAAAATCAGACAAAAATCATTACGTCGATGGAAATTGTTAAAATAGATACAAACATACATAAATCATACTAAATTTGTTTCCTTGTTacagaaaacaagaaaaataaacaaaccatcGTGTAAAGCTAATGCAAATTCAGGAAAAAAATGACACATGCAATTTGCGTTAATGTTTAttcgtccactaaaaaaattAGGACCCTAAAATTATTTCTTTAAGTAGATGAGAATTAAAGATTGAGTTTTTAATTAGGGTATTTGATCtgagatgaaaatatgaaatcaGATTTAGAAATTTATTAATGTAATAGTTATACACTTTTTTTAGGATTTGAATAAAAGAACGgataaaaggaagaaaaaacatatttttcatATCTTTAACGTGTCATTtgaaattaggttaaataaatatgaacaaaCCGACACAAAATTTGTTTTTAGGTTAAGTAAACTAACTCatgaaaatcaaaaggaaaacatAATTTTCACACATTTGATGCGTCACTAAAAATTGGTTAAATAGATATCCACACGTAGAACAAACGCAAAAGTTATTTATATGTTACAGAAAACAAAGAGATGTGATTACTTTTCAAGATAAAGCGgatgaaatataaaatatgagTTACTTTACCATTTAGTATAAATGAAAATCTGGCCTTTGTGTCTTAGGGTCTTACAattgaagaaaacaattttttttaattttattattttttaatcattacAACTATCAAACTTTAGTTATTTTTACAAATTAACCAATTATATTATAAAAGAACATTTTATATAATTTCCAAGAAAAAACAAAGTATAGTTAATTATTTTCCCCATAAAATCATTTTTAACCAATAAAAGTTTATTACTTTTGACTCACCACAACTATACAATTTTTTTTGGTACAAATTACAGAATTATATTGTAATAGAACATTTTATATAATTTCCAAGAAAAAATAAAGTATAGTTAGTTATTTTCCCCGTAAAATCATTTTTATCCCATTAAATATTTTaggacaaataattttttttaaataaaacactTATTTTGAAACAGAAGGAATATTAATTGattcattaataatttattataattatatttgtgTCAATATCACACTTTTTCCGTATAAATCTCAATTAGTaatacatataaaaatattttttaaactaatagaatttttttaaagcATGACATCtatttagtataatttttttagattaatttttttatataaaatattttgaaattaaaaaatatataatttgttaaAGATCAAATTGTGATTACTTTTTCTTTCTGTTTTGTAACACATATAGAAATAATACAACAAATCTCAAGTCATTAAATACGTGGATTCAAttgaatttaattgttttttttctttaaattctatataattttattaaaaaataaagaaagacatacattttttttctatttcattattcctgtcattttaattatattaaaaaatatattaattaatcattaattattttaatgatatAAATTTCGATAAGTAAACACATACTTTTTTTTACATGTGAATCAGTAATTTTTACATAATCTcttaatgtattttttatatttgcatcatttaaattattatatcaacaaatttatttattttttaaaaaatgattttaaaaatcaTGTTAAATGCAATTAATGTTTATTTTTAGTGATGGTAATAAAATTTGgattttcattaaaaattaagtatttcatgataataagtgaattaattaatattactataaataaaatgtaataacaaaagtttatataaataattatggtATGGaagacaaaaaaatattaaaaaataataattttatttaaaagatttaattgatatatatatatatatatatatatatatatatatatatatatatattaaattttgatCTACAATTTAGAGAAATATGAAaaacaataatattattttttctactGTGTCTTACTTTTTCTCATGCCATTCAGCATGAATTATTATGGTATCAAGAGTAAACACATATTcatatatttttctctcttttactGAAACGTGTATCATCGGTTCTGCGCATTCAAGATTAGATTCTGAAGATCATCATCACACTTTGCAGAGAAATTTTCATTGGCTTCAACGTATTACATTATCCCCAGTCCTTATCCTTATCTCCTTGTAATATCTGCCAATCAGACACTCCCTAATTATGATCTGTATTTATCAAGAGTAAACACATACTcatatatttttctctctttctctcttttacTGAAACGTGTACCATCGGCTTTGCGCATGCAAGATTAAATTCTGAAGATCATCATGGCTTCAACAATTATATTCTGATACATTATCTCTAGTCCTTATTCTTATCTCCTTGTAATATCTGTCAATCAGACACTCCctaattttgatttgtatttatccTTCAATTACTTCTCACTCTGTAAGACaatttttatccctaatttttttcACAAGTTCCTTTCCATTCTCTCACCAACCTCACAGTAACATTCATAACTTTTAAGAACCcacttttatattaaaaaagtatatcttattttataaaaaaaagaccaataatcattttttaacaaaaatagcTTTTCAAAGTAAATTGCAAACAgatctatatttattttaaaaaaaaattaaaactaatttagttattatttttattattttatattattaaaatatcttTATGAATTTGCAATAATATACTTAAACTTTATATTGCAATAATATAATAAGATTATAGTATCAAGCAATTCTATATTCAAAACTAATCAAATTTAAGAGACGATAATAATACATTCTAAGAACAAAAACTTTATTTTTAACCGAACAACTTTCTCCATTTGCACTCCCATGAATCTACCTGCtaataaataatttcacaaaaaaaaaacattattggaaaaatataataattacatGCTTGGATTTGTAAAAGAGATGATTTAATAGAAACTCAGATGATGATAATTTAGTGTACGTTTTAGGGGCAAAGTATATGATATGAAGTGTATGTCTAGGAAATGACATTTTCTGCAGCAGTGGTGTAATTTAATTTGTCACAATTTAATTTGTTTTCAATATATATAGTTAAATAATTTAAGGTTAGTTAAGTAACTTTTATTGAAGATTTGATAGAAATAGAACGAGACCCGTGGCTCGGTTGCAAAAGAGCTCATTAAGACAAAATTTACCCTCAATTTAATGATGTAACAACAATATAAGAAAGATTAATTTTGTGATTTTCAAAACaatgaattttcttatattatagataagaatattaaaagaaattattttttaaaatgaataaaaataagagGTGATTGGCTTCTTCCCTAGCatttgatttgagatggaagaatgaaaaaagtaatttaatttaatgtaaGTGATATTAAATTGTAAGAGGACGgatgaaaatcaaatgaaaaatcaattcaaaacaaaaaaaaaagaaagtaaaagataGTAAGAGGACGgatgaaaatcaaatgaaaaacgcAATTTTCATATCTTTGATGCATCATTGAAAATTGGTGAAATAGATACAACCAACcaaaaaaattgtttcttatagaaaataaaaaaatgtgattattttttaagatgaagaaaatgaaattGGGAAACAATGTGAATTCAATGGGTATGAATACTTAAAAATCAGACAAAAATCATTACGTCGGTGGAAATTGATAAAATAGATACAAACATACATAAATCATGCTAAATTTGTTTCCTTGTTACAGAAAACAAGAAGAATAAACAAACCATGGGATAAAGCTGATGCAAATTCagaaaaaaatgatttattaCACTGAGCATTCGGTATTTCTTTGGATGAAAGGAGGAATGAGACACAAATTTTGCCCCTTTgatgcattttttgaaaattttaaaaatatgacaCATGCAATTTGCGTTAATGTTTATTCGTTTCGTACAAAAAATATTTAGGACAGTAAAATTATTTCTTTAAGTGGATGAGAAGTAAAGATTGGTTTTTTAACTAGGGTATTTGACCAGATGACAATATGAAATCAAATTTAGGTTAGATTTATTAATGTAATAGTTATACACTTTTTAGGATTTGAATAAAAGAACGgataaaaggaaaaagaaaagcgtatttttcatttttcatatctTTAACGTGTTATTTGAAATTAGTGAAATAAATATGAACACATAGAACCAACACAAAAGTTGTTTTTAGGTTAAGTAAACTAACTCatgaaaatcaaaaggaaaacgTAATTTTCACACATTTGATGCGTCACTAAAAATTGGTGAAATAGATATCCACATGtagaacaaatgcaaaaattatTTATATGTTACAGAAAAACAAAGAGATGGGATTACTTTTCAAGATAAAGTATTGTTAATTATTTTCCCCGTAAAATCATTTTTATCCCTTTAAATATTTTacgacaaataattttttttaaatatgacatTTATTTTGAAACAGAAGGAATATTAATTGattcattaataatttattataattatatttgtgTCAATATCACACTTTTCCCGTATAAATCTCAATTAGTAAtacacataaaaatattttttaaactaatagaatttttttaaagaatggcatctatttagtataatttttttagattaatttttttataaaaaaatattttgaaattaaaaaatatataatttgttaaAGATCAAATTGtgattattttttctttgtgATTTGTAACACCTATATAAATAATACAACAAATCTCAAGTCATTAAATACGTGGATTCAAttgaatttaattgttttttttctttaaattctatatagttttattaaaaaataaagaaagacatacattttttttctatttcattattactgtcattttaattatattaaaaaatataaataatatattaattaatcattattttaatgATATAAATTTCGATAAGTAAACACATACTTTTTTTTTACATGTGAATCAGTAATTTTTACATAATCTCTtgatgtattttttatatttgcatcatttaaattattatataaacaaatttatttatttttcaaaaaggatTTTAAAAATCATGTAAAATGCAATTAACCTTTATTTTTAGTGATGGTAATAAAATTTGgattttcattaaaaattaagtattttatgataataagtgaattaattaattttttgaatttcataAATGAGAATGTAAATTGATTTATATTACTATAAATAAAATGTAATAACAAaagtttatataaataattatggtatggaagagaaaaaaaatattaaaataataataattttatttaaaagatttaattgatatatatatatatatatatatatatatatatatatatatatatatatatatatatatatatatatatatatatatatatatatatatatatatatatatatatatatatatatagggagcgtatccggtgagaactaatatttatgtgagaaacgagaactattaatatcaatcgttggatttaattaatggttaagatttaaaattttcataggAAGATCACCTCACTGAATCTTATCTATTACACTCAATATTTAAACTTTccataagaaaagatttttacttaaaataattctacttgataaattaatcattattaaaataatttttataaacatacttaatataattaggatataaaaataaaatataatttaaattatttaatatttttatttgaaactaaaattatctaaaactataaatatttctttttcaagactaaaaacatcattccaaaataaaatattggaaaacaaaattaattttaattactcatcttactagtattaaaattatttttaaataaaacatgccatataaatttctttaaaaatcttAACTCTAAAAATTTCATCACGTAGCTCATTCTTTTAAATTATGTCTGGCATTTTATCGTAATAAAATTTAACATTCTATCtcacattttataaaattataattttcacaatttgttttaaaatcaaacaaGACTCTCaatatttcaaaaacaatttattCTTTGCAATAAATATTATGAAGTAAAAAACTATAATTTAAGGAGAGCTATGTGATTAGCGTAagaatttttttgtaaattatattatgataattaaattgttattataatattgGGAGTCTTGTTTGGTTTTAAAATTAAGTCTACAAAgatt
The Vicia villosa cultivar HV-30 ecotype Madison, WI unplaced genomic scaffold, Vvil1.0 ctg.002525F_1_1, whole genome shotgun sequence genome window above contains:
- the LOC131639078 gene encoding solanesyl diphosphate synthase 1, chloroplastic-like, which produces MMSVTSKSVDFVGKNLVSCGCSSNALFHGYNKVKNFHAKVNSKGCGNRARKLVCSKKKNTPQYRVSSMDTAESTLNGGTQAIKDLAKGLNLKTYSETPISPSRLFEVVSDDLQTLNKNLLTIVGAENPVLVSAAEQIFSAGGKRMRPALVFLVSRATAELLALEDLTIKHRRLAEIIEMIHTASLIHDDVLDESDLRRGKDTVHQMFGTRVAVLAGDFMFAQASWYLANLENIEVIKLISQVIKDFASGEIKQASSLFDCDVQLEEYLTKSFLKTASLIAASTKGAAVFSGSDTSIAEKMYEYGKNLGLSFQVVDDILDFTQSAEQLGKPAGSDLAKGNLTAPVIFALEKEPNLRDIIESEFSEVGSLDKAIELVKSCGGIERAQELAKEKADLAIQSLQCLPQSVYRLALEDMVTYNLQRIA